The proteins below are encoded in one region of Amycolatopsis acidiphila:
- the bla gene encoding class A beta-lactamase: MSTLHRRAVLAAGLAAVLAGCTPRPNPATGPTPDPAPAGEPPFAALEKQFGGRLGVAALDTGSGATTGYRAGERFLMCSTVKALLVAAVLQRSSADPALLDRRIRYTRADLIAHSPVTASRLADGMTVAELCEAALTVSDNAAENLLSAQFGGPAAVTAFLRALGDPLTSSDRTEPALNDSALGDLRDTTTPSWFVRDLQRVALGTAPLTEGQRGRLTGWMTACTTGAAQIRAGVPAGWQVADKTGSGSAGESNDVGIVRPPGRAPIVLAIFTAPASKDDTTGNPTIAAATRIALGALKTP; encoded by the coding sequence ATGAGCACGCTCCACCGCCGCGCCGTCCTGGCCGCGGGCCTCGCCGCCGTCCTCGCCGGATGCACCCCGCGACCGAACCCGGCCACGGGCCCGACCCCGGACCCGGCCCCCGCCGGCGAACCGCCGTTCGCCGCGCTCGAAAAGCAGTTCGGCGGCAGGCTCGGGGTGGCCGCCCTCGACACCGGCAGCGGCGCGACGACCGGTTACCGGGCCGGGGAACGGTTCCTGATGTGCTCCACCGTCAAGGCCCTGCTGGTCGCCGCCGTCCTGCAGCGCAGCTCGGCCGATCCCGCCCTGCTCGACCGCCGCATCCGCTACACCCGGGCAGACTTGATCGCGCACTCGCCCGTCACGGCGAGCCGGCTCGCCGACGGCATGACGGTCGCCGAACTGTGCGAGGCCGCGTTGACCGTCAGCGACAACGCCGCGGAGAACCTGCTGTCCGCGCAGTTCGGCGGGCCGGCGGCGGTCACGGCCTTCCTCCGCGCGCTCGGCGACCCGCTGACCAGCTCCGACCGCACCGAACCCGCGCTCAACGACTCGGCCCTCGGCGACCTGCGCGACACCACCACGCCGTCCTGGTTCGTCCGCGATCTGCAGCGGGTCGCACTGGGCACCGCGCCGCTCACCGAGGGGCAGCGGGGGCGCCTCACCGGGTGGATGACCGCTTGCACCACCGGTGCCGCCCAGATCCGCGCGGGCGTCCCCGCCGGGTGGCAGGTCGCCGACAAGACCGGCAGCGGGTCGGCCGGGGAGTCCAACGACGTCGGCATCGTCCGGCCGCCCGGCCGCGCGCCCATCGTGCTGGCGATCTTCACCGCCCCCGCCTCGAAGGACGACACGACCGGCAACCCGACCATCGCCGCCGCGACGAGGATCGCCCTCGGCGCGCTGAAGACGCCGTGA
- a CDS encoding TetR/AcrR family transcriptional regulator, whose amino-acid sequence MAAAEIRRPRADATRNREQLLAVATRLFASAEAEPSMRAIANEAGVGIATLYRHFPTREALVDAVYRDQVSRLTAGARELLAQLDPPAALRRWMDLFGEWIATKNGMLDTLLAMVESGEIAHAHTRTELLGAIDDILEAGRTSAELRADVPAEDIAAALIGIFTVASSREHEAMAARLLNLLMDGLRPSACGQPKVAE is encoded by the coding sequence TTGGCCGCCGCAGAGATCCGTAGACCGCGGGCGGACGCGACCCGCAACCGCGAACAGCTGCTGGCCGTGGCGACCCGCTTGTTCGCTTCGGCCGAGGCCGAGCCGTCGATGCGCGCGATCGCCAACGAAGCCGGGGTCGGCATCGCCACTCTCTACCGGCACTTTCCCACCCGCGAGGCGCTGGTCGACGCGGTCTACCGGGACCAGGTCTCGCGGCTCACCGCCGGTGCCCGTGAGCTACTCGCCCAGCTCGACCCGCCCGCGGCGCTGCGACGCTGGATGGACCTGTTCGGGGAGTGGATCGCGACCAAGAACGGGATGCTCGACACGCTGCTCGCGATGGTCGAATCGGGCGAGATCGCCCATGCCCACACCCGGACCGAGCTGCTCGGGGCCATCGACGACATCCTCGAAGCCGGCCGCACGAGCGCGGAACTCCGCGCCGACGTCCCCGCCGAAGACATCGCTGCCGCTCTCATCGGTATCTTCACCGTGGCTAGCTCGCGCGAGCACGAAGCGATGGCGGCTCGCCTGCTGAACCTCCTGATGGACGGACTCCGGCCTTCCGCTTGCGGCCAGCCCAAGGTGGCTGAGTGA
- a CDS encoding NADP-dependent oxidoreductase, which produces MKEPSLNTSATTSRAVQFESFGGPDALSVREVPVPHAGSGQIRVRVTAAGLNPMDWFMTSDAETAARFGLSLPCGFGTDYAGVVDEVGDGVSEFVVGDRVFGGALSRAVADHVVVDEAGTIAVGGEAHRTPDGVDDRTAATLAIAGRTAAAALAVVNPGPGDTVLIGGAGGGVGVFAVQLARLAGARVIGTGSATSADALRALGAEPVAYGDGLVNRVRALAPAGVTAVMDLHGTDAAQAARELGVPDERITTIAAQVDGITPANGANAAPGAIEEIAGLVAAGRLRVPIAASFPVEQIRAAVELQAGRHVHGKVVVDL; this is translated from the coding sequence ATGAAAGAACCGAGCCTCAACACGTCGGCGACCACGAGCCGGGCGGTCCAGTTCGAGTCGTTCGGCGGACCGGATGCCTTGAGCGTCCGCGAGGTACCCGTGCCGCACGCCGGCTCGGGGCAGATCCGCGTGCGGGTCACCGCGGCCGGCCTGAACCCGATGGACTGGTTCATGACCTCTGATGCAGAGACCGCCGCACGATTCGGCTTGAGCCTGCCGTGCGGGTTCGGCACCGACTATGCCGGGGTGGTGGATGAGGTCGGTGACGGCGTGAGCGAGTTCGTGGTCGGTGACCGGGTGTTCGGCGGCGCCCTGTCCCGCGCGGTCGCCGACCACGTCGTCGTGGACGAGGCGGGGACCATCGCGGTGGGCGGCGAGGCGCACCGTACCCCTGACGGCGTCGACGACCGCACCGCCGCCACCCTTGCTATTGCGGGCCGCACGGCGGCCGCAGCTCTGGCCGTGGTCAACCCGGGCCCGGGCGACACGGTGCTCATCGGCGGCGCGGGAGGCGGGGTAGGCGTGTTCGCTGTCCAGCTCGCGCGCCTCGCGGGCGCGCGAGTGATCGGGACGGGGTCGGCAACCTCGGCCGATGCCCTGCGAGCACTGGGGGCCGAGCCGGTCGCCTATGGCGATGGTCTGGTCAACCGGGTCCGTGCGCTGGCTCCCGCTGGCGTCACTGCGGTCATGGACCTGCACGGGACGGACGCGGCGCAGGCGGCACGCGAACTTGGCGTGCCTGACGAGCGCATCACCACCATTGCCGCCCAGGTCGACGGGATCACGCCGGCGAACGGCGCCAACGCAGCCCCGGGCGCCATCGAGGAGATCGCCGGCCTGGTTGCGGCGGGTCGGCTCCGGGTGCCGATCGCGGCAAGCTTTCCGGTCGAGCAGATCCGTGCCGCGGTCGAGCTTCAGGCGGGGCGGCACGTGCACGGGAAGGTCGTCGTCGACCTCTAG